In a genomic window of Chryseobacterium sp. G0162:
- a CDS encoding DUF5458 family protein, whose product MDSKLQAQESQQQGQQQQHSGQPKGNPLAELNKMGGFGFVESVVDGIANMNPTRKARKEIFLNDGNKAEERKELLQKINLWVSLLEGSESADKMADTCKTKAQQADQNLKKNLKSTLDAVRLLETNYRTVAQFYKNTELDKVDNVSIVNASLDQVSDLDNPLFIDAISEEFKNYYDRLDLRDNYSILAIPGYLGSNKVIEKWAKICNENKVMMVTDFANLDKPDDVVDLFHSANLTGGELHRSNVIMTCNWLVGRGKAEEVGEEENVELPPSTSLAGKIHKTLMSQVAAGKKHGNINEVDAVKFELKKSEISQLEKMGLVPMVNEYGKIMAFSAKTLFTGDNIGLQTYSVVRVFDYVTKVLLDFLNRRAFENWNAKNEDDLRRQIVTFLDNIKGPDKLIEKFKIVRFEQDRVNKDRVWLDIRMTPYFPTKSFVIKLDGHKGDDGNEWDAEYAQE is encoded by the coding sequence ATGGATAGCAAATTACAGGCGCAAGAAAGCCAGCAGCAGGGACAGCAGCAGCAACACTCAGGTCAGCCGAAAGGTAACCCGCTTGCGGAACTCAATAAAATGGGAGGTTTTGGCTTTGTTGAATCCGTTGTAGACGGTATCGCCAATATGAACCCAACAAGAAAAGCAAGGAAAGAAATCTTTCTTAACGATGGCAATAAAGCAGAAGAAAGAAAAGAGCTTCTTCAGAAGATCAATCTTTGGGTAAGCCTTTTAGAAGGTAGCGAATCGGCAGATAAAATGGCAGATACGTGCAAAACCAAAGCACAACAAGCTGATCAAAATTTAAAGAAAAACTTAAAAAGTACATTAGATGCCGTTCGTTTGTTAGAAACTAACTATAGAACTGTAGCTCAATTCTACAAAAATACAGAATTGGATAAAGTGGATAATGTAAGTATTGTTAATGCAAGCCTGGATCAGGTTTCAGACTTAGACAATCCTTTATTCATTGATGCCATTTCTGAAGAATTTAAAAATTACTATGACCGTTTGGACCTTAGAGATAACTACTCAATCCTTGCTATCCCTGGATATTTAGGATCAAATAAAGTTATTGAAAAGTGGGCTAAAATCTGTAACGAAAACAAAGTAATGATGGTTACAGACTTTGCTAATCTTGACAAGCCGGATGATGTAGTAGACCTATTCCATTCTGCGAATCTTACAGGTGGTGAACTTCACAGAAGTAACGTTATTATGACGTGTAACTGGTTGGTAGGACGTGGAAAAGCAGAAGAAGTAGGAGAAGAAGAAAACGTGGAACTTCCTCCTTCCACTTCATTAGCAGGAAAAATTCACAAAACCCTGATGTCTCAGGTAGCAGCAGGTAAAAAACATGGTAATATCAACGAGGTAGACGCTGTAAAATTCGAATTGAAGAAAAGTGAAATTTCTCAGTTGGAAAAAATGGGTCTTGTACCAATGGTTAACGAATATGGTAAAATCATGGCTTTCTCTGCGAAGACATTATTTACAGGAGACAACATTGGTCTTCAAACCTATTCTGTAGTTCGTGTATTCGACTATGTAACAAAGGTATTACTGGACTTCCTGAACAGAAGAGCCTTCGAAAACTGGAATGCTAAAAACGAAGACGATTTGAGAAGACAAATTGTAACATTCCTTGATAATATCAAAGGACCGGACAAATTGATTGAGAAATTCAAGATCGTTCGTTTCGAACAGGATAGAGTAAACAAAGACAGAGTATGGCTTGATATCCGTATGACCCCTTATTTCCCTACAAAAAGTTTCGTTATTAAACTTGACGGACACAAAGGAGATGATGGTAACGAATGGGATGCAGAATACGCTCAGGAATAA
- a CDS encoding type VI secretion system contractile sheath small subunit: MAMFNYGVGGNEVKVDANEAIQEIQENKSLIVSQLTTDESYTPEIVTGLKTVEDVFKHFQPSVAVQHETEDGGVVDEEFRFQNLGDFTPKSLTQKSDYLQQLSMEQEQYNKIVRQLKTNKILRNMLENDQTRAAFIEVLKDVAQELEK; encoded by the coding sequence ATGGCAATGTTTAATTATGGTGTTGGCGGAAACGAGGTAAAAGTAGACGCTAATGAAGCTATTCAGGAAATACAGGAAAATAAATCACTGATAGTAAGCCAGCTTACAACAGACGAATCTTATACCCCTGAAATTGTAACAGGATTAAAAACTGTGGAAGATGTCTTCAAACATTTTCAGCCTTCTGTGGCAGTACAACACGAAACAGAAGATGGAGGAGTGGTTGATGAAGAATTCCGTTTTCAGAATCTTGGAGACTTTACTCCTAAAAGCCTTACTCAGAAATCTGACTATCTTCAGCAGCTGAGCATGGAGCAGGAGCAGTACAATAAAATTGTACGTCAGTTAAAAACCAATAAAATTCTTCGTAATATGTTAGAGAACGACCAAACTAGAGCGGCGTTCATCGAAGTATTGAAGGATGTAGCACAAGAACTTGAAAAATAA
- a CDS encoding M13 family metallopeptidase, giving the protein MKKLNIGILAFSGIVLLNSCGAAKTAGTDTKTEATATVATPAKEEVKEEGINLSYMDTGVRPQDDFFSYVNGNWVKTTQIPSDKANWGSFNALRENVDDASLDILNKILTETYPAGSEGQKIQSLYASFMDTAKRNADGLSPIKADLTKIDAIKNLNDLQKYLLEATKLGDNSFYGWRAGADMKNSKMNAVYLGGPDLGLGRDYYQKVNEANTKTLGQYQAYVGKLFGVLGYKNSTQAAQNVVDFEKQLANYLLTLEQNRDANLRYNPKNVSELAGVVKNVDLAKYLKDAGVNTDRVIIGELKYYQNMDQFITQKNLPLLKDYLKYHLINGNASNLDENLEQIRFDFYAKDLQGQKEQRPMNKRGLTLVNGVLGEAFGKLYVEKYFTPEAKQQMETYIDYLLKSFKTHIANIDWMSPETKVKAQEKLSKFTVKIAYPDKWKDYSQLKVESPKQGGSLYANLQNVSAWQYQRNLDKVGKPVDKAEWGMSPQTVNAYYSGSNNEIVFPAAILQPPFYNPKADAAVNFGGIGAVIGHEISHGFDDSGSRFDGDGNLNNWWTDADRKNFDAKVAQLAAQYSSYEPVKGSFVNGKFTSGENIGDLGGVAVAYDALQMYLKDKGNPGKISGFTQDQRFFMSWATVWRTKATNEYMINQVKTDPHSPGMYRAFGPLVNQDSFIKAFDIKSGDKMYKAPEDRIKIW; this is encoded by the coding sequence ATGAAAAAGCTAAATATTGGTATACTTGCCTTTTCGGGTATAGTATTGCTAAATTCGTGTGGTGCTGCAAAAACTGCAGGGACAGATACAAAAACAGAGGCTACAGCAACCGTTGCAACGCCGGCAAAAGAAGAAGTAAAAGAGGAAGGGATCAATTTATCTTATATGGATACAGGTGTCCGTCCACAGGATGACTTTTTTAGCTATGTGAACGGAAATTGGGTGAAAACTACTCAGATTCCTTCAGATAAAGCCAATTGGGGATCTTTCAATGCGTTGAGAGAAAATGTGGATGACGCTTCATTGGATATTTTAAATAAGATCCTTACCGAAACTTATCCTGCCGGTTCTGAAGGACAGAAAATCCAAAGTCTTTATGCTTCCTTTATGGATACTGCGAAAAGAAATGCTGATGGATTAAGCCCAATCAAAGCAGATCTTACAAAAATTGATGCGATTAAAAATCTAAATGATCTTCAAAAGTATCTTTTAGAAGCTACCAAATTAGGAGATAATTCTTTCTATGGATGGAGAGCAGGAGCAGATATGAAAAACTCTAAGATGAATGCAGTATATCTGGGAGGTCCGGATCTTGGTCTAGGAAGAGATTATTATCAGAAAGTAAACGAGGCCAATACTAAAACTTTAGGGCAATATCAGGCGTATGTTGGAAAGTTGTTCGGGGTTTTAGGCTATAAAAATTCTACTCAGGCTGCACAGAATGTAGTGGATTTTGAAAAGCAACTGGCGAACTACTTGTTGACATTAGAGCAGAACAGAGATGCTAATTTAAGATACAACCCTAAAAACGTTTCTGAGTTAGCAGGAGTAGTGAAAAATGTTGATCTTGCAAAATACCTTAAAGATGCAGGAGTAAATACTGACAGGGTAATCATCGGAGAACTGAAATACTACCAGAACATGGATCAGTTCATCACGCAGAAAAACCTTCCTTTATTAAAAGACTATCTGAAATATCATCTGATTAATGGTAATGCCAGTAACCTTGATGAAAATCTTGAGCAGATCAGATTTGATTTCTATGCAAAAGATTTACAGGGGCAAAAAGAACAACGACCTATGAACAAAAGAGGGCTAACCCTTGTGAATGGTGTTCTGGGAGAAGCATTCGGTAAATTATATGTAGAGAAATACTTTACTCCGGAAGCCAAACAACAAATGGAAACTTATATTGATTATCTTTTAAAATCATTTAAAACCCATATTGCAAATATCGATTGGATGTCTCCTGAAACAAAAGTAAAGGCTCAGGAAAAACTATCCAAGTTTACAGTAAAGATTGCTTATCCGGATAAATGGAAAGATTATAGCCAGTTAAAAGTGGAATCTCCAAAACAAGGCGGGTCATTGTATGCTAACTTACAAAATGTATCTGCATGGCAGTACCAGAGAAACCTTGATAAGGTAGGAAAACCGGTTGATAAGGCTGAATGGGGAATGTCTCCGCAAACGGTAAATGCTTACTATAGCGGATCAAACAACGAAATCGTATTCCCGGCAGCAATTCTTCAGCCGCCTTTCTACAATCCTAAAGCAGATGCTGCTGTAAACTTCGGTGGAATTGGAGCGGTAATCGGTCACGAGATCTCTCACGGTTTTGATGACAGTGGTTCCCGTTTCGATGGAGATGGAAACCTTAACAACTGGTGGACTGATGCTGACCGTAAGAACTTTGATGCAAAAGTAGCTCAGTTAGCAGCTCAGTACAGTTCTTATGAGCCTGTAAAAGGAAGTTTTGTAAATGGTAAATTTACAAGTGGAGAAAATATTGGTGACTTAGGTGGAGTAGCAGTAGCTTACGACGCTCTTCAGATGTACCTTAAAGATAAAGGAAACCCAGGAAAGATCAGCGGATTCACTCAGGATCAGAGATTCTTTATGAGCTGGGCAACTGTTTGGAGAACAAAAGCAACCAATGAATATATGATTAACCAGGTGAAAACAGATCCGCACTCTCCGGGAATGTACAGAGCTTTCGGTCCATTGGTGAATCAGGACTCATTTATTAAAGCATTTGATATCAAATCGGGGGATAAAATGTATAAAGCTCCTGAAGACAGAATAAAAATTTGGTAA
- a CDS encoding M13 family metallopeptidase, with amino-acid sequence MKKLTLSLFLIAGICSQNTVSAQAKAAKVAVNNTDKGLDLSLMDTSVRPQDDFYNYVSGTWMKTAKIPADKPTWGSFNKLGEDTDNNSMTILNSLLKDKFTDGSEGKKIQDLYASYMNMQKRNADGIKPIQDHLNKIDAIKNMADLQNYLTSVTKEGENLFYGWGVYADLKNSNMNAVYLGDASLGLGRDYYQKVNEKNTEAIAEYQKYVASMLKELGYKNADEAAKNIVNYEKSIAKTLLTNEQSRDNTLQYNPKTMAELSALVKGVDLPAYLKKVGVNTDKVIIGELEYYKNFDKLVNAENLPIIKDYLKFHMINGSASYLSEKLGDMKFAFFGKYLRGQQEQRALNKRGFELINRNLGEAFGKLYVEKYFPAEAKAQMVELIDYLKKSFTLHINNLTWMSSTTKEKAMQKLNKFTVKVAYPDKWKDYSKLEITPESKGGTLYKNLQNIGEWQYNKDLAKIGKPVDKTEWGMTPQTVNAYYNPVYNEIVFPAAILQPPFFNPKADAAVNFGGIGAVIGHEISHGFDDSGAQFDADGNLVDWWTPEDKANFEKATKALAAQYDKYEPVKGTFVNGTFTNGENIADLGGVNIAYDALQMYLKDKGNPGKISGFTQDQRFFLSWATVWRTLSSEKYMVNQVKTDPHSPGYFRSFGPLINVDAFYKAFDVKKGDKLYKAPEDRIKIW; translated from the coding sequence ATGAAAAAACTAACGCTTTCTTTGTTTCTAATAGCAGGGATCTGTTCTCAAAATACAGTGAGTGCACAAGCTAAAGCTGCTAAAGTAGCAGTAAACAATACGGATAAAGGTTTAGACCTTAGCTTAATGGATACTTCAGTGCGTCCACAAGATGATTTTTATAATTATGTGAGTGGAACATGGATGAAAACAGCTAAAATTCCAGCTGATAAGCCAACTTGGGGAAGCTTCAATAAATTAGGAGAGGATACGGATAACAATTCCATGACCATCCTGAACTCGCTTTTGAAAGATAAATTTACTGACGGAAGTGAAGGGAAGAAGATTCAGGATCTATATGCTTCTTACATGAATATGCAGAAGAGAAATGCTGACGGAATTAAGCCTATTCAGGACCATCTGAATAAAATTGATGCGATCAAAAATATGGCTGACCTTCAGAACTATCTGACTTCTGTAACGAAGGAAGGTGAAAATCTTTTCTACGGATGGGGAGTCTATGCTGACTTAAAGAACTCTAATATGAATGCTGTTTACTTAGGTGATGCTTCTCTTGGTTTAGGGAGAGACTATTATCAGAAAGTAAATGAAAAAAATACAGAAGCTATTGCTGAATATCAGAAATATGTAGCTTCTATGCTGAAGGAATTAGGATACAAAAATGCTGACGAAGCTGCAAAAAATATCGTTAATTACGAAAAAAGCATTGCAAAGACGCTCTTAACAAACGAGCAAAGTCGTGATAATACTCTTCAATATAATCCTAAAACGATGGCTGAGCTTTCAGCGTTAGTAAAAGGGGTAGATCTTCCGGCTTACCTTAAAAAAGTAGGAGTAAATACAGATAAGGTAATTATCGGAGAACTGGAATATTATAAGAACTTTGATAAATTGGTGAATGCTGAGAATCTTCCAATCATTAAAGATTATCTGAAATTCCATATGATTAATGGAAGTGCCTCTTACCTGAGTGAAAAACTTGGAGATATGAAGTTTGCTTTCTTTGGTAAATATTTAAGAGGTCAGCAGGAGCAGAGAGCACTAAACAAAAGAGGTTTCGAATTAATCAATAGAAACTTAGGAGAAGCTTTCGGTAAACTCTATGTTGAAAAATACTTCCCGGCTGAAGCTAAAGCTCAGATGGTGGAATTGATCGATTACTTAAAGAAGAGCTTTACACTCCACATCAATAACCTGACTTGGATGTCTTCTACTACTAAGGAGAAAGCAATGCAGAAATTGAATAAATTCACTGTAAAAGTTGCTTATCCGGACAAATGGAAAGATTATTCAAAACTGGAGATCACTCCTGAGTCGAAAGGAGGTACATTATACAAAAACCTTCAGAATATCGGGGAGTGGCAATACAATAAAGATTTAGCAAAAATCGGAAAACCGGTGGATAAAACAGAATGGGGAATGACGCCACAGACTGTAAATGCTTATTACAACCCGGTATATAACGAAATCGTATTCCCTGCAGCGATTCTTCAGCCGCCATTCTTCAATCCTAAGGCTGATGCAGCAGTAAATTTTGGAGGAATTGGAGCTGTTATCGGTCACGAAATAAGCCACGGATTCGATGATTCAGGTGCTCAGTTTGATGCAGATGGTAACCTTGTAGACTGGTGGACTCCGGAAGATAAGGCGAACTTTGAAAAAGCGACTAAAGCCCTTGCAGCTCAATATGACAAATATGAACCTGTAAAAGGAACATTCGTAAACGGAACCTTCACAAACGGTGAAAACATTGCTGACTTAGGTGGAGTAAACATCGCTTACGATGCTCTTCAAATGTACTTAAAAGATAAAGGAAATCCAGGAAAGATCAGTGGATTTACTCAGGATCAGAGATTCTTCTTAAGCTGGGCAACCGTTTGGAGAACTTTATCAAGTGAAAAATACATGGTCAACCAAGTGAAGACAGATCCGCACTCTCCGGGTTACTTCAGAAGTTTCGGTCCGCTAATCAATGTTGATGCATTCTACAAAGCATTTGATGTGAAAAAAGGAGACAAATTATACAAAGCTCCGGAAGACAGAATCAAAATCTGGTAA
- a CDS encoding polysaccharide deacetylase family protein — MENSKQIFQTNSKKRWKSVQWGSRIFIFVAALLLLALGLMMTLDRSPKIPFKEDYKAVITANKPYLQENKISKEYKGFRSFISEKNIHTSLAKIQKARAERYKNQNRNWAQFPGGIRSAFYVAWDPQSLMSLKRNIRHVNLVFPEWFFLDPKTGDLKTNVDPEGYKIIKRTGVAAMPILSNNSNQEFRAEGLGKVLNDPKKRTVLIQKLTQQCLKYHFKGINIDFEDMNLDSDENLIAFMKELSGTFKQNQLLVTMDIMTDNDDYNIPRLDPYVDYFVLMAYDEYSAGSDAGPVSSQKWIEAQTGKVVKQTSPHKIILGLGAYGYDWSSNKDDNTSVTYMQAITKASASKAVIDFNDNTFNLNYSYTDSKNNSHTVFFNDAASIFNTMRFSSEYPLAGTALWRLGSEDSRIWNFYDKDLTFAGLSKLNLKTLENVKGQTMVDYIGDGEVLDVLNTPHDGKIALEIDPKEKIITDENYITYPSSYEVKKYGSAPQKELVLTFDDGPDETYTPQVLDILSKYHVPAAFFLVGLNAEKNLPLVRRIYREGHEIGNHTFTHENVAKVSPERALLELKLTRLLIECVTGHSTILFRAPYNADSEPTTSEEIIPVALARQQNYLDIGENIDPEDWQPGIKADEIVKRVMAGIKQQRGNIILLHDAGGDTREETVKALKILIPTLQKQGYHFTNLTSILHKSKSELMPEVPKTRSYYIMQLNLVLATVIYGVSHFLVALFTIFIVLGLIRLLLMAYWAFKERKKEKKLGEFPTLELYPKVSIIVPAYNEEVNIVSSLHNLLKQTYPNFNIIMVDDGSKDSTFEKAKEAFPNHPKLEIFTKENGGKATALNFGISQTDAEYVVCIDADTKLQQDAVKYLIARFLNASPEEKIAAVAGNVKVGNTVNWLTKWQAIEYTTSQNFDRLAYAHINAITVIPGAIGAFKRSVILEAGGYSSDTLAEDCDITVKILRAGYTVANENQAIAVTEAPESVTQFLKQRFRWTYGIMQMFWKQRQTFLNPKYKGLGLWAMPNILLFQYIIPFFSPLADLIMFFGILSGNGSKIFGYYLIFLLVDASLALIAFIMQREKLVNLLYIIPQRFGYRWLMYIVLFKSLRKALKGEMQSWGFLKRTGNVKEIATT; from the coding sequence GTGGAAAATTCCAAACAGATTTTTCAGACCAACAGCAAGAAACGTTGGAAAAGTGTACAATGGGGAAGCCGTATCTTTATTTTTGTTGCGGCGCTCCTTCTTTTAGCGTTAGGTTTGATGATGACCCTGGACAGAAGTCCAAAAATTCCTTTTAAAGAAGATTATAAAGCAGTAATTACAGCGAATAAACCTTATCTTCAGGAAAATAAAATTTCTAAAGAGTATAAAGGCTTCAGAAGCTTCATCTCTGAAAAAAACATTCATACCAGTCTTGCCAAGATTCAAAAGGCAAGAGCAGAACGATATAAAAATCAAAATAGAAACTGGGCTCAGTTTCCCGGAGGAATTCGTTCCGCCTTCTATGTAGCATGGGATCCACAGTCTCTGATGTCTTTAAAAAGAAACATCAGACACGTCAATCTGGTATTTCCTGAATGGTTTTTCCTTGATCCTAAAACAGGAGACCTGAAAACCAACGTTGACCCGGAAGGATATAAAATAATCAAAAGAACAGGAGTGGCAGCCATGCCTATTTTGAGCAATAATTCTAATCAGGAATTCCGTGCTGAAGGGCTGGGAAAAGTTTTGAATGATCCAAAGAAAAGAACGGTTCTTATTCAAAAGCTTACCCAACAGTGCCTGAAATATCATTTCAAAGGCATCAATATCGACTTTGAAGATATGAACCTTGATTCTGATGAAAACCTGATTGCTTTTATGAAAGAACTTTCAGGAACTTTTAAACAGAATCAACTGTTGGTAACCATGGATATTATGACGGACAATGATGATTATAACATTCCGAGATTAGATCCTTATGTAGATTACTTTGTATTGATGGCTTATGATGAATATTCTGCAGGGAGTGATGCTGGTCCTGTTTCTTCACAGAAATGGATCGAAGCTCAGACGGGTAAAGTCGTTAAGCAAACCTCTCCTCATAAAATTATTCTTGGGTTGGGAGCGTATGGTTATGACTGGAGTTCCAACAAGGATGACAATACTTCAGTAACGTATATGCAGGCGATCACTAAAGCAAGTGCCAGTAAAGCGGTGATTGATTTTAATGACAATACCTTTAATCTAAACTATTCTTATACAGATTCAAAAAATAATAGCCATACTGTATTTTTTAATGATGCAGCGTCCATTTTTAACACCATGCGTTTCTCTTCTGAATATCCATTAGCCGGAACAGCCCTTTGGAGACTGGGAAGTGAAGACAGCAGAATCTGGAACTTCTATGATAAGGACCTTACATTTGCCGGGCTTTCTAAGTTAAATTTAAAAACACTGGAAAATGTAAAAGGACAGACCATGGTGGATTATATCGGGGATGGGGAAGTATTGGATGTTCTAAATACGCCCCATGATGGTAAAATTGCATTGGAAATAGATCCGAAAGAGAAAATCATCACAGATGAAAACTATATTACGTATCCAAGTTCTTATGAAGTAAAAAAATATGGAAGTGCTCCGCAGAAAGAACTGGTACTGACATTTGATGATGGGCCCGATGAAACTTACACGCCTCAGGTATTAGATATATTGTCCAAATACCATGTTCCGGCAGCCTTCTTTTTAGTAGGTTTAAATGCAGAAAAAAATCTTCCGCTGGTTAGGAGAATCTATCGTGAAGGTCATGAAATAGGAAACCACACTTTTACGCATGAAAATGTAGCAAAAGTAAGCCCGGAGAGAGCTTTACTTGAACTGAAACTTACAAGACTTCTCATAGAATGTGTAACAGGACACAGTACAATCCTTTTCCGTGCCCCTTATAACGCAGACTCTGAGCCTACCACTTCAGAAGAGATCATCCCGGTGGCATTGGCAAGACAGCAAAACTACCTGGACATTGGAGAAAATATTGATCCGGAAGACTGGCAGCCCGGAATAAAAGCAGATGAAATTGTGAAACGTGTAATGGCTGGAATCAAGCAGCAAAGAGGGAATATTATATTGCTTCATGATGCTGGTGGTGACACCAGAGAAGAAACTGTAAAAGCGTTGAAGATTTTAATTCCAACCCTTCAGAAACAAGGCTATCATTTTACCAATCTTACCAGTATTCTGCATAAGAGCAAAAGCGAACTGATGCCTGAAGTTCCTAAAACCAGATCTTATTATATCATGCAGCTTAATTTAGTATTGGCAACCGTGATCTATGGAGTGAGTCACTTTTTGGTGGCACTGTTTACTATTTTCATTGTGCTGGGATTGATAAGACTATTGTTAATGGCGTATTGGGCTTTTAAAGAAAGAAAAAAAGAGAAAAAACTGGGTGAATTTCCAACGCTTGAATTGTATCCAAAGGTTTCCATTATTGTGCCTGCTTACAATGAAGAAGTAAATATAGTATCTTCATTGCATAATCTGTTGAAACAAACCTATCCGAATTTTAATATCATCATGGTAGATGACGGAAGCAAAGATTCAACATTTGAAAAGGCGAAAGAAGCTTTTCCGAATCATCCGAAGTTGGAAATATTTACAAAAGAAAACGGTGGAAAAGCAACTGCTCTAAACTTTGGGATTTCACAAACTGATGCTGAATATGTAGTGTGTATAGACGCAGATACTAAACTGCAACAGGACGCAGTAAAATATTTGATCGCAAGATTCCTGAATGCAAGTCCTGAAGAAAAAATAGCAGCAGTAGCAGGAAATGTAAAAGTAGGAAACACTGTAAACTGGCTGACCAAATGGCAGGCAATAGAATACACGACAAGTCAGAATTTTGACAGATTAGCCTATGCTCATATCAATGCAATCACTGTAATTCCTGGTGCTATCGGAGCCTTTAAAAGATCAGTAATTCTTGAAGCAGGAGGGTATTCTTCCGATACTTTAGCTGAAGATTGTGATATTACAGTAAAAATCTTAAGAGCCGGTTATACCGTTGCTAATGAGAATCAGGCTATTGCAGTAACGGAAGCTCCGGAAAGCGTAACACAATTCCTGAAACAACGTTTCCGCTGGACTTACGGAATCATGCAGATGTTTTGGAAACAGAGACAGACGTTCCTTAATCCTAAATATAAAGGACTGGGACTTTGGGCGATGCCGAATATTTTATTGTTCCAGTATATCATTCCGTTTTTCTCACCATTGGCAGATCTTATTATGTTCTTTGGAATTCTATCAGGAAACGGAAGTAAAATATTCGGTTATTACCTGATCTTCCTTTTGGTGGATGCATCCCTGGCATTAATAGCATTTATTATGCAACGGGAAAAACTAGTGAATCTGCTCTATATCATTCCGCAAAGATTTGGATATAGATGGCTGATGTATATTGTATTATTTAAAAGTTTAAGAAAAGCATTGAAAGGCGAAATGCAGTCCTGGGGCTTCCTGAAACGTACAGGAAATGTAAAAGAGATAGCAACTACTTAA
- a CDS encoding CinA family nicotinamide mononucleotide deamidase-related protein gives MEKAVLITIGDEILSGNTVDTNSNFIASELKNIGIKVVQIFTISDEIDTIKNTLSAAFQLGDLIITTGGLGPTRDDKTKKALAEFFNDEIALDEVTFNHLKGYMERRGRADILERNKEQAFVPTKSIVFQNHFGTAPCMMMELDGKLSYSLPGVPYEVKPLIKDQIIPYLQEKFNLNYIHSRIVSVVGIPESILADTIEDWELALPENISLSYLPVGTRVKLRITASGNNEEALKQQTENEIQKLLPLIKDHVIAMSEDKIEKILAEILTERKLTISTAESCTGGELAKMITSVSGSSKYFLGGMVAYATEKKIKILNVSRETVDQFTVVSEQVAQEMAKGCQELFDTHISLSTTGVAGPGKGEDGKDIGTVFYTIRINNQEVTSKLYLPHLERVDFMDFVSQKVIQDLVGLLISH, from the coding sequence ATGGAAAAAGCAGTCCTAATCACTATTGGTGACGAAATCCTTTCCGGAAATACGGTAGATACCAATTCCAATTTTATTGCCTCTGAACTTAAAAATATCGGAATAAAGGTTGTACAGATCTTTACTATTTCAGACGAAATAGATACCATTAAGAATACATTAAGTGCTGCCTTTCAATTAGGTGATCTCATCATTACAACTGGCGGATTGGGTCCTACAAGGGATGATAAGACCAAAAAGGCACTTGCAGAATTTTTCAATGACGAAATTGCTTTGGATGAGGTAACTTTTAACCACCTTAAAGGATACATGGAAAGACGTGGAAGAGCAGATATTCTGGAAAGAAATAAAGAACAGGCTTTTGTACCTACAAAATCTATTGTTTTTCAAAACCATTTTGGAACTGCACCCTGTATGATGATGGAACTGGATGGAAAACTGAGCTACAGTTTGCCTGGTGTTCCTTATGAAGTAAAACCATTGATAAAAGATCAGATTATTCCTTATTTACAGGAAAAATTCAATCTTAACTATATTCATTCAAGAATTGTTTCTGTAGTGGGGATTCCGGAGAGTATTCTCGCAGATACCATTGAAGACTGGGAGCTTGCCCTTCCTGAAAACATCTCATTGTCTTACCTTCCGGTAGGAACCAGGGTAAAATTGAGAATAACAGCATCAGGAAACAATGAAGAAGCTTTAAAACAACAGACAGAAAATGAAATCCAGAAACTGCTTCCTCTTATCAAGGATCATGTGATTGCGATGTCTGAAGATAAAATAGAGAAGATTCTGGCAGAAATTCTTACAGAAAGAAAACTCACTATTTCAACCGCAGAAAGCTGTACCGGAGGAGAATTGGCAAAAATGATTACTTCAGTTTCCGGAAGCTCAAAATATTTTCTTGGGGGAATGGTCGCTTATGCTACAGAGAAAAAAATCAAAATTTTAAATGTTTCCAGAGAAACGGTAGATCAGTTTACTGTAGTCAGTGAACAGGTCGCCCAGGAAATGGCAAAAGGATGTCAGGAATTATTTGATACCCATATTTCCCTTTCTACTACTGGTGTGGCAGGCCCTGGAAAAGGGGAGGATGGTAAAGATATAGGAACCGTTTTTTATACGATACGAATTAATAATCAGGAAGTAACTTCAAAATTATACTTGCCTCATCTGGAAAGAGTAGACTTTATGGATTTCGTTTCCCAGAAGGTGATTCAGGATCTTGTAGGGCTTTTGATAAGTCACTAA